In Triticum aestivum cultivar Chinese Spring chromosome 5B, IWGSC CS RefSeq v2.1, whole genome shotgun sequence, the following proteins share a genomic window:
- the LOC123117075 gene encoding 4-hydroxy-7-methoxy-3-oxo-3,4-dihydro-2H-1,4-benzoxazin-2-yl glucoside beta-D-glucosidase 1d, chloroplastic-like, which yields MALLASALTPTTHLGLRSHVGPNREILWLRSAASSQKSKGRCNITVRLQRESQPAEPIGHVTTKLKPWQIPRRDWFSPEFIFGASTSAYQVEGAWNEDGKGESTWDHFCHNYPERISDVTNGDVAADSYHMYEEDVKALKDMGMDAYRFSISWSRILPNGTGTPNRKGIHYYNKLINSLIRHGIVPYVTIWHWDTPQALEDKYGGFLDPRIINDYKHFAEVCFQSFGDRVKHWFTFNEPHTYCCFSYGEGIHAPGRCSPGMDCAIPEGDSLKEPYIAGHHILLAHAEAVELFKTHYNQCEDGKIGMAFDVMGYEPYQDSFLDEQARQRSIDYNLGWFVEPVVRGDYPFSMRSLIGDRLPMFTELEQAKLASSCDIMGLNYYTSRFSKHIDMSSNVTPKLNIDDAYSSSEIVGCDGNTIGPKTGTFWIYMYPKGLRDLLLIMKEKYGNPPIFITENGMADVDGDETMSDPLDDWKRLDYLQRHISAVKDAIDQGVDVRGHFTWGLVDNFEWGQGYSSRFGLVYIDKNDGLKRKLKKSAKWFGKFNAVPKRLIGITKPTGQAPV from the exons ATGGCTCTACTTGCTTCTGCCCTGACTCCCACCACTCACCTTGGCCTTAGGAGCCATGTAGGACCAAATCGTGAGATTTTATGGCTCCGATCTGCTGCTTCATCACAAAAGAGCAAGGGAAGGTGTAACATTACCGTTAGGTTACAAAGAGAATCACAACCAGCGGAACCTATTGGGCATGTAACTACTAAGCTCAAGCCCTGGCAAATCCCTAGAAGGGACTGGTTCTCCCCCGAGTTCATCTTTGGTGCGTCCACTTCAGCGTACCAG GTTGAAGGTGCTTGGAATGAAGATGGCAAGGGGGAAAGCACTTGGGACCACTTCTGCCACAATTATCCTG AGCGCATATCTGACGTGACCAATGGGGATGTCGCAGCGGACTCCTACCATATGTATGAA GAGGATGTCAAAGCGCTGAAGGACATGGGCATGGATGCGTATAGGTTCTCCATCTCTTGGTCGAGAATACTGCCAA ATGGGACGGGAACCCCAAACCGGAAAGGCATTCATTACTACAATAAGCTGATCAACTCGTTGATACGTCATG GCATAGTGCCATATGTTACAATTTGGCATTGGGACACCCCTCAAGCACTGGAAGACAAGTACGGCGGCTTCTTAGATCCGAGGATTAT AAATGACTACAAACACTTCGCCGAGGTGTGCTTTCAGAGCTTCGGCGACAGGGTGAAGCACTGGTTCACCTTTAACGAGCCACACACATATTGTTGTTTCTCCTATGGAGAGGGGATTCATGCTCCTGGGAGGTGCTCGCCTGGGATGGATTGTGCCATCCCAGAAGGAGACTCGCTCAAAGAGCCATACATTGCTGGACACCACATCCTCCTAGCTCATGCCGAGGCTGTTGAGCTGTTCAAAACACATTACAACCAG TGTGAGGATGGCAAAATAGGGATGGCTTTTGACGTAATGGGTTACGAGCCATACCAAGACTCGTTCCTCGATGAACAGGCCCGGCAAAGATCCATCGACTACAACCTCGGATGGTTCGTAGAGCCAGTGGTTCGTGGTGACTACCCCTTCTCCATGAGATCACTTATCGGAGATCGTCTACCCATGTTCACTGAGCTTGAGCAAGCCAAGCTAGCGTCCTCCTGTGACATCATGGGTCTCAACTACTACACCTCCAGGTTCTCCAAGCACATTGACATGTCATCAAACGTTACGCCAAAGCTGAACATCGACGACGCTTACTCTAGTTCCGAAA TTGTAGGGTGTGACGGGAATACCATCGGGCCTAAA ACTGGAACTTTTTGGATTTACATGTACCCAAAAGGCCTAAGGGACCTCCTTCTGATCATGAAGGAGAAATACGGAAACCCACCCATCTTCATCACTGAGAACG GAATGGCTGACGTGGACGGCGATGAAACCATGTCAGATCCCCTGGATGACTGGAAAAGGCTAGACTACCTCCAGCGCCACATCTCAGCCGTCAAGGACGCAATAGA CCAAGGCGTGGACGTGCGGGGCCACTTCACGTGGGGTCTCGTTGACAACTTTGAGTGGGGCCAAGGCTACAGCTCACGTTTCGGCCTCGTCTACATCGACAAAAATGACGGCCTCAAGCGCAAGCTCAAGAAGTCAGCCAAGTGGTTTGGAAAGTTCAACGCCGTCCCAAAACGCTTGATTGGTATTACCAAACCAACTGGGCAAGCTCCCGTGTGA